From a single Nitrospira lenta genomic region:
- a CDS encoding pseudouridine synthase, with product MDESRTGWSDVKAPSTYMETRLQKIIATTGLASRRKAEMLIASGRVTVNGKVVTELGTKVDPDRDHVKVDGKHLENAQPFVYLILNKPKNVMSTLDDPGGRPTVKNFLHGVSVRVFPVGRLDFDSEGLMLLTNNGDLTQALLHPRYHVPKTYLIKVKSVLTDAEIAQLEKGIKLEDGMTSPATVKKVRKAEANSWVEITIHEGRKHQVKRMLEAVGHPVIKLTRVKMGPLTLGDLGSGEFRFLTDREANALRDIVEQRRTLEKEGKDPGVRPPKPPRRPGWAKPSKTKRHSTKKARHVA from the coding sequence ATGGACGAATCTCGGACCGGATGGTCAGACGTAAAGGCTCCTAGTACCTATATGGAAACCAGGCTTCAGAAAATTATTGCAACGACCGGGCTGGCTTCGCGCCGGAAGGCGGAGATGTTGATCGCGAGCGGTCGCGTCACCGTCAACGGTAAGGTGGTCACGGAACTCGGCACCAAGGTCGATCCTGATCGTGATCACGTGAAGGTAGACGGCAAGCACCTCGAAAACGCACAGCCCTTCGTCTATCTCATCCTGAATAAGCCGAAGAATGTCATGTCTACGCTGGACGATCCGGGTGGACGGCCGACGGTGAAGAATTTTCTGCATGGGGTGTCGGTGCGGGTGTTTCCGGTCGGCCGGTTGGACTTCGACAGCGAAGGTTTGATGCTGCTGACGAACAACGGCGATTTGACGCAGGCCTTGCTGCATCCGCGCTATCATGTCCCGAAGACCTATCTCATCAAGGTGAAGAGCGTCCTGACGGATGCAGAGATCGCCCAGCTTGAGAAGGGGATCAAGCTCGAAGACGGTATGACCAGTCCGGCCACGGTGAAAAAGGTGCGTAAGGCCGAAGCCAATTCCTGGGTGGAAATTACGATTCATGAAGGCCGCAAGCATCAGGTGAAGCGGATGCTGGAAGCCGTCGGCCATCCGGTGATCAAATTGACCCGCGTCAAGATGGGCCCGCTTACACTGGGCGATCTGGGTTCCGGCGAGTTCCGGTTCCTGACGGACCGGGAAGCGAATGCGTTGCGCGACATCGTCGAGCAGCGACGGACATTGGAAAAGGAAGGGAAGGACCCCGGCGTCCGGCCGCCCAAGCCTCCCCGGCGCCCGGGCTGGGCGAAACCCTCGAAGACGAAACGGCACTCGACGAAGAAAGCGAGACACGTGGCATGA
- a CDS encoding RHS repeat protein has translation MLSTLAVADLAQYIHDDLDRLLRVIDGQGNGATYVYDAVDNLPSITRNPGGSGTSAIMA, from the coding sequence TTGCTATCAACCCTGGCGGTGGCTGACCTGGCGCAGTATATCCACGACGACTTGGACCGTCTGTTGCGGGTGATCGACGGGCAGGGGAATGGCGCGACATATGTGTATGACGCCGTCGACAATTTGCCCTCTATCACACGCAATCCCGGCGGCTCCGGCACGAGTGCAATAATGGCGTGA
- a CDS encoding acyltransferase family protein — translation MNRERPTDIAKGLGILLVVAGHTIASWNSGHELLYKFIYSFHMPFFLGSGGMYIRADGPLVAFIKAKLIRLVVPFISWSLFYLCLAFFIQAIKNDLGTPTFGFAPKLLTVLLHGDWYSLDATGIYVDLWFLPALFSTVIITRLLAKWSDSQGLIASLGYCYLLSFSIVLFNDLLGSRPFSYWGIDIALASLPFVYLCKLRNYFYRVTPYFIFPLIVVVCMFSRTQEVSLAVLKISNYGSFIISASLGIILLFAISAWIQDWKIGRILGMLGERSYLVFLMAGAILTISGPARRMLWSVNDDFSNIISFFVVLVTAFFAYPLVASSVPLAFLAFGAKNSLQKQP, via the coding sequence ATGAATCGAGAACGTCCCACTGATATTGCCAAAGGGCTTGGCATATTACTTGTTGTCGCAGGACATACAATTGCGAGCTGGAATAGCGGTCACGAGCTTTTATATAAATTCATTTACTCCTTCCACATGCCATTTTTTCTCGGGTCGGGAGGCATGTATATTCGAGCCGACGGACCACTCGTAGCATTTATTAAAGCTAAGCTCATCCGCTTGGTCGTTCCATTCATATCTTGGTCTTTGTTTTACCTCTGCCTTGCCTTCTTTATCCAAGCCATAAAGAACGACCTGGGAACACCAACGTTTGGTTTCGCACCTAAGCTCCTAACCGTTCTTCTTCATGGGGATTGGTATTCTCTTGATGCAACGGGAATTTATGTCGACCTTTGGTTCTTACCGGCCTTATTTAGCACCGTGATTATTACTCGCCTATTGGCGAAATGGTCTGATAGCCAAGGCCTCATTGCCAGCCTAGGCTATTGCTATCTACTCTCCTTCAGCATTGTCCTGTTCAATGATCTTCTGGGATCTCGGCCCTTTTCATATTGGGGGATAGACATTGCTCTTGCATCTCTTCCATTCGTCTATCTCTGTAAGCTAAGAAACTATTTCTATAGAGTAACCCCTTATTTTATATTCCCCCTGATAGTAGTGGTGTGTATGTTCTCACGGACCCAAGAAGTCTCACTAGCCGTCTTAAAGATTTCAAACTACGGCAGCTTCATAATTTCTGCGAGTTTAGGGATTATTCTTTTGTTTGCAATCTCAGCATGGATTCAAGACTGGAAAATTGGGCGCATTCTAGGGATGCTTGGCGAACGATCATATCTTGTTTTCCTCATGGCAGGAGCAATCCTTACGATTTCAGGCCCAGCTCGGCGGATGCTATGGAGCGTAAATGACGACTTTAGCAACATTATTTCTTTCTTCGTAGTGCTAGTTACCGCATTCTTTGCATATCCGCTTGTTGCCTCTAGTGTCCCCTTGGCCTTCCTCGCGTTTGGTGCTAAGAACTCTCTACAAAAACAGCCATAA
- a CDS encoding 6-bladed beta-propeller, which translates to MMKAWLFDEMFQFDRLILSAEGTQSEWGAGDSVAADEELPPAPQNVQAKAGNGRVTIVWDAVPDAMYYNLYFQTTKGVQIKFSELTRPIASAEDFKSVIGVKKEKATCLEGATAPFLHDDLANGTCYHYVVTVVTQKGESLESQEVMAIPSPYLLAMAFGQEGPDDGEFSSPTGLTLDKDGNMYVADTDNHSIQKFSKDGKFIARWGSEPSSQEGSFYYPRGLAVGPDDVIYIADSGNNRVQKFDLEGNAMKAWGKFGFAWRGADMGKFDVPWGITTDQEGNVYVSDTSNARIQKFQSDGQPLLKWGRDGSFDGAFFFPRGVAVDFVGNIFVADESNNRIQKFDARGSFLTKWGREGHGPGQFKSPWGIACDALGNVYVVDNGNHRVQKFDGNGTFLCSFGNRGKTEGQLNFPSGIAVDKEGAVIVVDSGNSRVVKYVPTEEEINRGKEQSLPAPVAGAVQPPRSVAVKPGDTEIYLSWLDVQGAVSYNLYFNTAQGVTIQSGTKVEGVTSPYTHAGLTNDTAYFYAITAVFEDGTESEVSEEVTSTPVLIDITAPQNPYAVINHGAFMTNSPEVVVTISATDLDTGVTAYFISESPLTPMGGTPGWVDVTTAIKFGATIPFILSPTDGPKTIYVWFKDVGNNVSTPASASILVNTSGYVCVSKWGQPGRGASLLHGGEFMAPLYGLCVDQQGSLFAVDNGNNRIQKFDNAGNFIILWGCFGSANANFHNPTGIACDGKGDVWVVDTNNHRVQKFDGKLGGYLMKFGSRGNGEGQFNAPWGIAVDRVRGFVYVVDSANFRVQKFDMAGEFIMAWGSFGSGDGQFYFPRGVAVDQSDGAVYVVDMGNHRIQKFDTSTNVLPQLLAKWGGSPEAGHASSPHAQEAGQLRNPWGVAVDGAGDVYVTDAGNQRVQKFDKEGNYITQWGGYGNGDGQFNFPYGLAVDARGSVFVVDSGNTRVQQFMPADEGSERLQENAEAMAELDKAQQTR; encoded by the coding sequence ATGATGAAGGCATGGCTTTTTGACGAAATGTTCCAGTTCGACCGGCTGATCTTGTCCGCCGAAGGCACCCAGAGTGAGTGGGGCGCCGGCGATTCGGTCGCCGCGGATGAAGAGCTGCCTCCCGCGCCGCAAAACGTTCAGGCCAAAGCAGGCAATGGCCGGGTCACCATCGTGTGGGATGCGGTGCCCGACGCCATGTATTACAACCTCTATTTCCAGACCACGAAGGGCGTGCAGATCAAGTTTTCAGAACTCACGCGCCCCATTGCCAGCGCCGAGGATTTCAAATCCGTCATCGGAGTGAAGAAGGAAAAGGCGACCTGCCTCGAAGGCGCGACCGCTCCTTTTCTTCACGACGATCTCGCTAACGGGACTTGTTACCACTATGTTGTGACCGTCGTCACGCAGAAGGGGGAGAGTCTGGAGTCGCAGGAAGTGATGGCGATTCCTTCACCCTATCTGTTGGCCATGGCCTTCGGGCAGGAAGGCCCGGACGATGGAGAGTTCAGCTCGCCGACCGGGCTGACGCTCGACAAAGACGGCAACATGTATGTCGCCGATACCGACAATCATTCGATTCAGAAATTTTCAAAAGACGGGAAGTTCATCGCCCGATGGGGCAGCGAACCGAGCTCACAAGAAGGATCGTTTTACTATCCGCGCGGGTTGGCGGTCGGTCCGGACGATGTGATTTACATTGCCGACAGCGGCAACAACCGCGTGCAGAAGTTCGATCTCGAAGGCAATGCCATGAAGGCCTGGGGCAAGTTCGGGTTCGCCTGGCGCGGTGCCGACATGGGCAAGTTCGATGTGCCCTGGGGGATCACGACCGATCAAGAAGGCAATGTCTACGTGTCCGACACGAGCAACGCCCGCATTCAGAAGTTTCAGTCCGACGGCCAGCCGCTGCTGAAGTGGGGGCGCGACGGCAGTTTCGACGGTGCATTTTTCTTTCCCCGCGGCGTCGCGGTCGATTTCGTCGGCAACATCTTCGTAGCCGATGAGAGCAATAACCGGATTCAAAAGTTCGATGCGCGTGGCAGCTTCCTGACCAAGTGGGGGCGTGAAGGGCACGGGCCCGGCCAATTCAAATCGCCCTGGGGGATTGCGTGCGACGCGCTCGGCAATGTCTACGTCGTGGATAACGGCAACCATCGCGTCCAGAAGTTCGACGGCAACGGCACCTTCCTCTGCTCCTTCGGGAACCGCGGAAAGACAGAAGGGCAATTGAACTTCCCGTCCGGGATCGCCGTCGATAAAGAGGGCGCGGTCATTGTCGTCGATAGCGGCAACAGCCGCGTCGTGAAATATGTACCGACGGAAGAGGAAATCAATCGAGGGAAAGAGCAGTCGTTGCCGGCTCCAGTGGCGGGTGCGGTCCAGCCTCCACGCAGCGTGGCGGTCAAGCCGGGCGACACGGAAATCTATCTGAGCTGGTTGGATGTGCAGGGCGCGGTCTCCTACAATTTGTATTTCAATACCGCGCAGGGCGTCACCATTCAGTCCGGGACCAAAGTCGAAGGGGTGACCAGTCCCTACACGCATGCCGGATTGACCAACGACACGGCGTATTTCTATGCCATCACGGCGGTGTTCGAAGACGGTACTGAGAGCGAGGTATCGGAGGAAGTCACCTCGACGCCGGTGCTCATCGACATTACCGCTCCGCAGAATCCGTATGCGGTCATCAATCACGGCGCGTTCATGACGAATTCGCCGGAAGTCGTCGTCACGATTTCCGCGACGGATTTGGATACCGGTGTGACGGCCTATTTCATTTCGGAAAGTCCGTTGACGCCGATGGGCGGCACGCCGGGATGGGTCGATGTCACGACGGCGATCAAGTTCGGCGCCACGATTCCCTTCATTCTGTCGCCGACCGATGGACCGAAGACCATTTATGTCTGGTTCAAGGACGTGGGCAATAACGTCTCGACTCCGGCCAGCGCCAGCATTCTCGTCAACACGTCCGGGTACGTCTGTGTCTCCAAGTGGGGACAGCCTGGCCGCGGCGCGTCGCTCCTGCACGGAGGCGAGTTCATGGCGCCGCTGTACGGCTTGTGTGTGGATCAGCAGGGTTCGTTGTTCGCCGTCGACAACGGCAACAATCGCATCCAGAAATTCGATAACGCCGGAAACTTCATCATCCTCTGGGGCTGCTTCGGATCGGCCAACGCGAACTTCCATAACCCGACCGGTATCGCCTGCGACGGCAAGGGCGATGTGTGGGTGGTCGATACCAACAACCATCGCGTGCAGAAGTTCGACGGGAAGCTCGGTGGGTACCTGATGAAGTTCGGGTCGCGCGGCAACGGCGAAGGCCAGTTCAATGCGCCATGGGGCATCGCGGTCGATCGCGTGCGCGGCTTCGTCTACGTCGTGGACAGCGCGAATTTCCGCGTGCAGAAGTTCGATATGGCCGGCGAGTTCATCATGGCCTGGGGCAGCTTCGGCAGCGGCGACGGGCAGTTCTACTTCCCGCGTGGCGTGGCTGTCGATCAGAGCGACGGCGCCGTGTATGTTGTGGACATGGGCAACCACCGTATTCAGAAGTTCGACACCAGCACCAACGTGTTGCCGCAGTTGCTGGCCAAGTGGGGAGGCAGCCCCGAGGCCGGTCATGCGAGCAGCCCGCATGCGCAGGAAGCCGGACAGTTGCGGAATCCCTGGGGCGTGGCGGTGGACGGCGCCGGCGATGTGTATGTGACGGATGCCGGCAACCAGCGCGTGCAGAAATTCGACAAAGAAGGCAATTACATTACGCAGTGGGGTGGCTACGGCAACGGCGACGGGCAATTCAATTTCCCCTATGGTCTCGCGGTGGATGCCCGGGGGAGCGTGTTCGTCGTGGATAGCGGGAATACGCGGGTGCAACAGTTCATGCCGGCCGATGAAGGCAGCGAGCGGCTGCAGGAAAATGCCGAAGCGATGGCGGAGCTCGATAAAGCGCAACAGACGCGATAG
- the guaB gene encoding IMP dehydrogenase, which translates to MLDKEPRLGLTYDDVVLVPAKSQVLPNTVETSTLVTRNIRINVPFVSAAMDTVTESRLAIAMAREGGIGIIHRVLSPVDQAAEVDRVKKSESGMIMDPVTISPEQTIRDAHALMAKYRISGIPVTKAGKLVGILTNRDLRFETRMDLKVSQVMKRDKLVTAPVGTSLEKARDILHEHRIEKLPVVNKNYELKGLITIKDIEKRIKYPNACKDTHGRLRVGAAVGVGSDTDERTSLLVKAGVDLIVVDTAHGHSQTVLDTVKRLKKQHPALELIAGNIATAEAAKDLLKMGVDAVKVGVGPGSICTTRIVSGAGMPQLTAIADCAKALRGTGVPIIADGGIKFSGDVTKALAAGASSVMLGGLLAGTEESPGETVLYQARTYKVYRGMGSIGAMERGGGDRYGQGGRPAQKLVPEGIEGRVPYKGQLGAVIYQLVGGVRSGMGYCGCQTIADLQKNATFIRQTVAGLRESHVHDVIITKEAPNYRMDWE; encoded by the coding sequence ATGCTGGATAAAGAACCGCGATTGGGCCTCACGTATGACGACGTTGTCCTGGTGCCGGCGAAGTCGCAAGTCTTGCCGAACACGGTTGAGACGTCCACGCTGGTGACGCGGAATATTCGTATTAACGTCCCCTTCGTCAGCGCGGCGATGGATACCGTGACCGAGTCGCGGCTGGCGATCGCGATGGCTCGTGAAGGCGGAATCGGGATCATCCATCGCGTATTGTCGCCGGTGGATCAGGCCGCTGAAGTGGACCGGGTAAAAAAGTCGGAGAGCGGGATGATTATGGATCCCGTGACCATCTCACCCGAGCAGACGATCCGCGATGCGCATGCCCTGATGGCGAAGTATCGGATCTCCGGCATTCCCGTCACGAAAGCGGGCAAGCTGGTCGGTATTTTGACGAATCGGGATTTGCGGTTCGAAACCCGTATGGATCTTAAGGTGTCGCAAGTCATGAAGCGCGACAAGCTTGTGACAGCCCCGGTGGGGACGAGCCTGGAAAAGGCTCGCGATATTTTGCACGAGCACCGCATCGAAAAGCTGCCGGTCGTGAATAAGAACTACGAGCTCAAAGGGTTGATCACGATCAAGGACATCGAAAAGCGCATCAAGTATCCCAATGCCTGCAAGGATACGCATGGTCGCTTGCGCGTGGGCGCAGCCGTCGGCGTGGGGTCGGATACTGATGAGCGCACGAGCCTCTTGGTCAAGGCCGGTGTGGATCTGATTGTCGTCGATACCGCGCACGGGCATTCCCAGACCGTGCTGGATACGGTGAAGCGGCTCAAGAAGCAGCATCCGGCTCTGGAATTGATCGCCGGTAACATTGCGACGGCGGAAGCGGCGAAAGATTTACTGAAGATGGGTGTCGATGCCGTGAAGGTCGGCGTCGGTCCCGGTTCGATTTGCACGACGCGCATTGTGTCCGGCGCAGGGATGCCACAGCTGACGGCTATTGCCGATTGTGCCAAAGCCCTTCGTGGAACCGGAGTGCCGATCATTGCGGACGGTGGGATCAAGTTCTCCGGCGACGTGACCAAGGCCTTGGCGGCGGGTGCCTCTTCTGTGATGTTGGGCGGACTCCTGGCAGGAACGGAAGAATCGCCTGGTGAAACAGTCCTCTATCAAGCCAGAACCTATAAGGTGTATCGCGGCATGGGTTCCATCGGCGCGATGGAGCGCGGCGGCGGCGACCGGTATGGCCAGGGCGGACGCCCGGCCCAAAAGCTTGTCCCTGAAGGCATCGAAGGCCGCGTTCCGTACAAAGGGCAGTTGGGAGCCGTCATCTATCAGCTGGTCGGCGGTGTCCGGTCCGGGATGGGATACTGCGGTTGTCAGACAATTGCCGACCTTCAGAAAAATGCCACCTTCATCAGGCAAACCGTGGCCGGCCTTCGCGAAAGCCACGTGCACGACGTCATTATCACCAAAGAAGCACCGAACTACCGGATGGATTGGGAGTGA
- the guaA gene encoding glutamine-hydrolyzing GMP synthase produces the protein MELWHNRILVLDFGSQYTQLIARRIREAQVYSQILPCTASLATILAYRPQGIVLSGGPSSVYEKKAPSVAKELFDQGIPILGICYGMQLVTHLSGGKVVKAPHREYGRADLLIDDRSDLFKGIGTGGSAVVWMSHGDRIERMPPGFRSIAHTSNSPVAAMKSETKQRRIYCLQFHPEVAHTPEGAKILRNFVYEICGCTPTWTMQSYVDQAVTQIREQVGKDRVICALSGGVDSSVAAALTHRAIGDQLTCIFVDNGVLRAGEREQVKKTLASQMHLNLRVLDRTTQFLDGLKGVTDPERKRKIIGRLFIQNFDVESKKLKSVKYLVQGTLYPDVIESVSFKGPSATIKTHHNVGGLPARMKLKLIEPLRELFKDEVRVLGTELGLPDEIVWRQPFPGPGLAIRVLGSVTKERLAILRGAETIVDQEIRGAGLYREIWQFFAVLLPIRTVGVMGDQRTYDNVIAIRAVTSVDGMTADWARIPNDVLARMSSRIINEVKGVNRVVYDISSKPPSTIEWE, from the coding sequence ATGGAACTTTGGCATAACCGCATTCTCGTCCTCGATTTTGGATCGCAATATACCCAATTGATCGCCCGGCGCATTCGCGAGGCGCAGGTCTATTCGCAGATTCTGCCTTGCACGGCGTCACTGGCGACCATTCTGGCCTATCGCCCCCAAGGCATCGTGCTTTCCGGCGGGCCCTCCAGCGTCTACGAAAAGAAGGCCCCGTCCGTTGCCAAAGAATTATTCGATCAGGGCATTCCGATTCTGGGCATCTGCTACGGCATGCAGCTGGTCACGCACCTGTCCGGCGGCAAAGTCGTAAAAGCGCCGCATCGGGAATACGGCCGGGCGGATCTCCTGATCGACGACCGCAGCGATCTCTTTAAAGGGATCGGCACCGGCGGTTCGGCGGTGGTGTGGATGTCTCATGGAGACCGGATTGAGCGCATGCCGCCGGGATTCAGATCCATCGCCCATACGAGTAATTCGCCGGTCGCGGCGATGAAGTCGGAGACCAAACAGCGGCGGATCTATTGTCTGCAGTTCCATCCGGAAGTCGCACATACGCCGGAAGGGGCGAAGATTCTCCGCAACTTCGTCTATGAGATTTGCGGCTGTACGCCGACCTGGACCATGCAGTCCTATGTGGATCAGGCAGTGACTCAGATCCGTGAGCAGGTCGGGAAAGATCGGGTGATCTGCGCACTGAGCGGCGGCGTTGATTCCTCCGTGGCGGCCGCGCTCACGCATCGGGCCATCGGAGATCAGCTGACCTGTATCTTTGTCGACAATGGGGTGCTGCGGGCCGGCGAGCGCGAGCAGGTGAAGAAGACCTTGGCGTCGCAGATGCATCTGAATCTTCGGGTACTCGATCGGACAACACAGTTCCTGGACGGCTTGAAGGGCGTGACCGATCCCGAGCGGAAGCGCAAGATCATCGGGCGCCTGTTCATTCAGAATTTCGACGTCGAGTCCAAGAAGCTGAAGAGCGTCAAGTATCTGGTGCAGGGAACGCTCTATCCCGACGTCATCGAGAGCGTGAGCTTCAAGGGGCCGTCGGCCACGATCAAGACCCATCATAATGTCGGTGGGCTGCCCGCGCGGATGAAGTTGAAGTTGATTGAGCCGCTTCGCGAATTGTTCAAGGACGAAGTGCGGGTGTTGGGGACGGAACTTGGGTTGCCGGATGAGATTGTCTGGCGGCAGCCGTTCCCCGGTCCCGGTCTCGCAATCCGGGTGCTCGGTTCCGTGACGAAGGAGCGATTGGCGATTCTCCGTGGAGCGGAAACGATTGTCGATCAGGAGATCCGCGGCGCGGGACTGTATCGTGAAATCTGGCAATTTTTTGCCGTGCTCTTGCCGATCCGCACGGTCGGCGTCATGGGCGATCAACGAACGTATGACAACGTCATAGCGATTCGCGCGGTGACCAGCGTAGACGGGATGACCGCCGACTGGGCCAGGATCCCGAACGATGTACTGGCGCGGATGTCGAGCCGGATCATCAACGAAGTGAAGGGCGTGAATCGCGTCGTCTACGACATCAGCTCGAAGCCGCCAAGTACGATCGAGTGGGAGTAG